In Naumovozyma dairenensis CBS 421 chromosome 2, complete genome, the following are encoded in one genomic region:
- the FMP46 gene encoding putative redox protein (similar to Saccharomyces cerevisiae FMP46 (YKR049C); ancestral locus Anc_1.231) has protein sequence MSLFKSLQKSPRTISLFCDNFELNKSCSTILQFLKGETSNNFNLELVSTFPTLDQLKYTYKINPIIMNTQIPNLHRIMKLESFDPVFGSNLQKCAREGRWNPKVSLWVDWERKCIGNDLKSIQELLKLKG, from the coding sequence ATGTCTCTGTTCAAAAGTTTACAAAAAAGTCCAAGAACAATCTCACTGTTTTGTGACAATTTCGAGCTAAATAAATCATGCTCCACAATCCTCCAGTTTTTGAAAGGAGAAACATCTAATAACTTCAACCTAGAGTTAGTTTCCACGTTCCCTACATTGgatcaattgaaatatacGTATAAGATCAATCCGATCATCATGAATACACAAATCCCAAATCTACATcgaataatgaaattagaaTCTTTTGATCCAGTATTTGGTTCTAATCTACAAAAATGTGCCAGAGAAGGAAGATGGAACCCGAAGGTTTCCCTTTGGGTAGATTGGGAAAGAAAATGTATAGGTAATGACCTGAAAAGCATCCAAGAATTGTTAAAGTTGAAAGGTTGA
- the TFC4 gene encoding transcription factor TFIIIC subunit TFC4 (similar to Saccharomyces cerevisiae TFC4 (YGR047C); ancestral locus Anc_1.88): MIATSQNAENESNIDIRLTDDHEHEEESLYGDVDDLRLLINDSDNDMNDNGDGLLTDEESMGNESLLAEFSDNEEISEDDEQNFMDAIREANNFKVKNKNKNGKKSKRKGGLAKMLKERVLDPEVAQLLSEANEAFVRSDLQVAERLYNEVIKKDARNFAAYETLGEIYQLQGRLNDCCNSWFLAAHINSTDWEFWKVVAILSADLDHIRQAIYCFSRVCALNHEEWESLYRRSLLYKKIGQIGRALEGFQKLYSHNPFNSNILRELAVLYVDYDRIEDAIDLYIKIFEANVARREAIVEASENAIESSDEEGEDEKVDDNSDEEEEEEDGDEDMAFLKDNEDMQLYPGVNWKKLNSKHKCLPFDWSSLNIMTELYLKLPIGGSSGINTIKKCARWIERRENQIFWDDVTDDSEFDDRRFKNGRFDALPQMEKDKKYFLPIDIRVRLGLLRLENEHYLEAMTHFQYLYDEDFEEIADLYFEVALALTKMEKYQEAIDFFLPLLNVEDYQSIELYEPLGRCYKETEQYALAKDYYETVVEMDGTNVENILMLAEITYQLGNTDMFKELLARAKDLRKEQEDEYIGSMNKPIEEVSDDGTTSKPLLEDSLYRKASYKKKKTPQDAERERIDRERKIVSKVLKKYKRLDALNLGLEQEDPSAITAWIDTVFDLVDVFSSVKNFFMKSRSKKFVGIIRRTKNLNTVVDYKIERLSKLSEGDVLSDEFPLLDERVILTSTTELRGLTYDQWFELFMKLALTIARYQSIEDAISVIETAQDVNVFNQDPERVKMMKFIKLAIILQDKNQDEETITEHLRGLLNQFQFNRKVFQIFCYCLCKGRTSLNIVSSTVQQKFFLRQLKAFDSLRYDTHVNGQASITNTAVTNPEKKSSLYLYYIYAVLLYSSRGFVSSLQYLSWLEDEIPDDPMVNLLMGLSHLHRSMQRLTAHRHFQILHGLRYLFRYHDIRSTKYTELEKQEADYNIGRAFHLIGLVSIAITYYDKVLNNYSEEKLKRHAAYNSIIIYQESGNIELANSLMRDYLTI, translated from the coding sequence ATGATTGCCACTAGTCAGAATGCCGAGAACGAGAGTAATATTGACATTCGCCTAACTGATGACCATGAacatgaagaagaatccTTATACGGTGATGTCGATGATCTTCgattattaattaatgatagCGATAATGATATGAATGATAATGGAGACGGGTTATTAactgatgaagaatcaaTGGGGAACGAATCTTTACTAGCTGAATTttctgataatgaagagatttctgaagatgatgaacaaAATTTCATGGATGCCATTAGAGAGgcaaataatttcaaagttaaaaacaagaataaGAATGGTAAAAAATCGAAACGAAAAGGGGGTCTTGCTAAGATGTTGAAGGAGAGAGTTCTTGACCCAGAAGTTGCTCAACTTCTATCAGAAGCTAATGAAGCATTTGTTCGTAGTGATTTACAAGTGGCTGAACGACTTTATAATGAAGTTATTAAGAAAGATGCAAGAAACTTTGCTGCTTATGAAACCTTGGGTGAAATTTATCAACTGCAAGGCCGTCTTAATGATTGCTGTAACTCATGGTTTTTAGCCGCCCATATTAACTCCACTGATTGGGAATTTTGGAAAGTGGTTGCCATATTATCTGCAGATTTAGACCACATAAGACAAGctatttattgtttttctaGAGTATGTGCATTAAATCATGAGGAATGGGAAAGTCTTTACCGTAGATCTTTACTTTACAAGAAAATTGGACAAATTGGTAGAGCGCTGGAAGGTTTCCAGAAATTATATAGTCATAACCCATTCAATAGTAATATTCTTCGTGAATTGGCCGTATTATATGTGGATTATGATAGAATTGAAGATGCGATTGAtttgtatataaaaatattcgAGGCAAACGTTGCAAGAAGAGAGGCCATAGTAGAAGCTTCAGAAAATGCAATTGAATCCTCTGATGAAGAGGGTGAAGATGAGAAAGTAGATGACAATAGTGACgaagaggaggaagaagaagatggaGACGAAGATATGGcgtttttgaaagataatgaagacATGCAATTATATCCTGGTGTTAATTGGAAAAAGCTTAATTCGAAACATAAATGTTTACCGTTTGACTGGTCATCGTTAAATATCATGACAGAGttatatttaaaattgCCAATAGGTGGATCATCAGGGATTAATACTATCAAGAAATGCGCAAGATGGATTGAACGTCGTGAGAATCAAATCTTTTGGGACGATGTTACTGACGATTctgaatttgatgatagAAGATTTAAAAATGGCCGATTCGATGCCCTACCTCAGATGGAGAAGgacaaaaaatattttcttccgATTGATATTAGAGTTAGACTTGGTCTCTTAAGATTGGAAAATGAGCACTATCTAGAAGCTATGAcacattttcaatatctgTATGATGAGGATTTTGAAGAGATTGCtgatttatattttgaagtCGCATTGGCGTTAActaaaatggaaaaatatcaagaagctattgattttttcttaccGCTATTAAATGTGGAAGATTATCAATCAATCGAACTTTATGAACCTTTAGGAAGGTGTTATAAGGAAACAGAACAGTATGCATTAGCAAAGGATTATTATGAAACAGTTGTTGAAATGGATGGAACAAATGTtgagaatatattaatgtTAGCTGAAATCACGTACCAATTAGGAAACACAGATATGTTTAAGGAATTATTGGCCCGAGCCAAAGATCTAAggaaagaacaagaagatgaatatattgGTTCAATGAATAAACCTATTGAAGAAGTATCTGATGATGGGACGACAAGCAAACCTTTGTTAGAAGATAGTCTATACAGAAAGGCAAGttataagaagaagaagacgcCGCAAGATGCAGAGAGGGAAAGAATCGATAGAGAAAGGAAAATTGTTTCTAAAGTTTTAAAAAAGTATAAGAGATTGGATGCGTTGAATCTTGGActagaacaagaagatcCAAGTGCAATTACTGCATGGATTGACACGGTGTTTGATTTAGTTGATGTCTTTTCCAGTGTGAAGAACTTCTTCATGAAGAGTCGTTCCAAAAAATTTGTTGGTATCATACGAAGAactaaaaatttaaatactGTCGTCGACTATAAGATCGAaagattatcaaaattatctGAAGGTGACGTTTTATCAGATGAGTTCCCATTATTGGATGAAAGAGTTATCTTGACCTCCACTACAGAGTTAAGGGGGTTAACTTACGATCAGTGGTTTGAATTGTTTATGAAATTAGCATTGACCATCGCGAGGTATCAAAGTATTGAAGATGCGATAAGTGTAATTGAAACAGCGCAGGATGTGAATGTTTTCAACCAAGATCCAGAAAGagtgaagatgatgaagttTATCAAACTAGCTATAATTTTACAAGATAAAAatcaagatgaagaaactaTCACTGAACATTTAAGAGGTCTATTGAAtcaattccaatttaatAGGAAGGTGTTCCAAATATTCTGCTATTGTTTATGTAAGGGAAGAACTTCGCTAAACATCGTTAGTTCTACCGTCCAACAGAAATTCTTTTTAAGACAATTAAAAGCATTTGATAGTTTAAGATACGATACACATGTGAACGGACAAGCATCTATTACCAATACTGCCGTAACGAATCctgaaaagaaaagttcACTGTActtgtattatatttatgCAGTGTTGTTATATTCCAGTAGAGGGtttgtttcatcattacAATATCTAAGCTGgttagaagatgaaatacCTGATGATCCAATGGTTAACTTATTGATGGGTTTATCTCATTTACATCGTTCTATGCAAAGATTAACAGCTCACAGgcattttcaaatattacATGGGCTAAGATATTTATTCAGATATCATGATATAAGGTCGACGAAATATACAGAATTGGAGAAACAGGAAGCTGATTATAATATTGGGCGAGCCTTTCACTTAATTGGGTTAGTTTCCATTGCTATTACCTACTACGACAAAGTTCTTAACAATTATTCTGAAGAGAAATTAAAGAGACATGCGGCTTATAACTcgattattatttatcaaGAAAGTGGGAATATTGAACTAGCAAACTCTCTAATGAGGGACTATTTAACGATATAA
- the NDAI0B05300 gene encoding uncharacterized protein (similar to Saccharomyces cerevisiae YGL140C; ancestral locus Anc_1.90) yields MTTNNNNNNTSKSSTSKNTDKSGSTNDSEGTQEKLKYMLVYLYNRFQYYFPCDRILTQRIIKATVNTTIAFIFCLIPKVRAQLGTEPAMLPLISVIVQPGRRVGATFKAAINCTTGLIFGLAYAIFGRVLAHQCMGDSWNKLTEVEQYSMNFTRYRSALGILAMLETFMLFFHGWMRSVNHLNFAIVFPLFLVVHFGFMASLTESAGVIANTFSTPFYLGIAMSLFWTLTLFPEFGSSYLGNAAVDTFNELHRAIDDSVSFFISLENSIYTKPPTTLSKLLKAKTTIEKKVNDCGLVLKECIYEISYSYVPPTELKPILENFQKLTIHINGLVNAGQLEFILLGKHQNDMGNADTIHKEITFANAQKLSEILENLKIPIYELHRSMSQNLYIMKLLIAYDYDVDFKKVNKSTAFPDFVQYERKEDFPKNINLQENYDSLKDAMKLFDLSFKEYMKKFDTLAPNDEIFLLSSFLMNFKQTVNSLLSMMESVNEIHQFRLEKENKGWLRGKTIWFTFLTNFSSIKQWLFGSLNGITENEGLNANLYTNDNEMVARRPSNEEEEVLESQKQNINQTRRSTVGLPIVNPNRRIPTKANNNTTTNINSNKNNDEDTFLRKNYTIIDLFMWIDHSCHRYKAHFRFGFQVAIALMMASFPMFIPKTRHWYIDYRGPWIGFVCILCVETSVGETFWVFFLRAVGCILGAAWGYLSYVAGIHQTNPYLETVITVFGAVPGFYFLIGSPYLKAAIIYIISIYIVMIASIIPSSVPGGILVNFAKRCLAVGYGGGIALIVQVFFFPVKARDELNAEIAFTCKCIAEMELLYASGLEGEPLTTCMTDEKLKQSSKVSSSAKAALNRATVYNGMTRQEPRLKGEFTELENIFTQVIFLQKQIIERMDNVAVLRNLYGSAIIEELNDIVYPYRRHFVASMVCLMRAIQEAFVNKTPLPQFLPSAKITHRRMINKVRMVIKNRYRTELLALNNEKSKRKDESKEDSDYSDSDDISPMNSVEGLTLRTKGYNEAIKMTTQEHLLEEKFLSWNASSSATEEIVEYMEELLRLTKLLVGVNEFKYGFLSRPLYEDWAAEAVTGFDAFINVTSSNKKSSLSPSPFGDVTSTISEEEDGSLTSSASSNRSEGVIPYQPHLNNTTRINLARIASNKVGDKQKSLPKDFRDRSFSIGSIMTTGGSEVLSGLSRKKTLGEANPSYYNDEDESSDEEDLPLALKMIFSRKSKAYQNDNR; encoded by the coding sequence ATGACAaccaataacaacaataataatactagCAAGTCAAGTACTAGTAAAAATACAGACAAGAGTGGTAGCACAAATGATTCTGAAGGCACTCAAGAAAAACTCAAATATATGCTAGTTTACTTATATAACAGATTCCAATACTATTTCCCATGTGATCGAATATTAACacaaagaattattaaagcAACGGTAAATACCACAATTGCATTCATATTTTGTCTGATTCCAAAAGTTAGAGCACAACTAGGTACGGAACCTGCCATGTTACCCCTTATCTCTGTCATCGTACAACCTGGAAGAAGAGTAGGTGCTACTTTCAAGGCTGCCATTAATTGTACTACTGGATTAATTTTTGGTTTAGCTTATGCCATATTTGGGAGAGTCCTGGCACATCAATGTATGGGTGATTCATGGAATAAATTAACGGAAGTAGAACaatattcaatgaattttaCTAGATATAGATCTGCATTGGGTATTCTCGCCATGTTGGAAACATTTATGCTTTTCTTTCACGGTTGGATGAGGTCAGTAAACCATTTAAATTTTGCAATTGTATTCCCCCTTTTCTTGGTAGTTCATTTTGGATTCATGGCATCTTTAACTGAATCAGCTGGCGTAATTGCAAACACATTCAGTACTCCATTTTACCTTGGCATAGCCATGTCATTATTTTGGACTTTAACTTTATTCCCAGAGTTTGGTAGTAGTTATCTGGGTAATGCCGCAGTTGACACGTTCAATGAATTACACAGAGCAATAGATGATTCAGTTagttttttcatttctttggaaaattcaATCTATACAAAACCTCCAACAACATTGTCAAAATTACTGAAGGCGAAGACTACCATTGAGAAAAAGGTTAACGATTGTGGATTAGTTTTAAAAGAATGTATTTATGAAATCTCATATTCCTACGTACCACCAACCGAATTAAAGCcaatattagaaaattttcaaaaattaactATTCATATCAATGGTTTAGTTAATGCAGGACAATTAGAATTTATTCTCTTAGGGAAACATCAAAATGATATGGGGAATGCAGATACAATCCATAAGGAAATCACATTTGCCAACGCTCAAAAATTATCTgaaatattagaaaatttaaaaatacCGATATATGAATTACATAGATCGATGAGTCAAAAcctttatataatgaaattgcTAATTGCGTATGATTATGATGTGGACTTTAAGAaagttaataaatcaacTGCTTTTCCAGATTTCGTTCAGtatgaaagaaaagaggACTTCCCTAAAAACATCAACTTGCaagaaaattatgattCACTAAAAGACGCAATGAAATTGTTTGACTTAAGTTTCAAAGAGtatatgaagaaatttgatACACTAGCtccaaatgatgaaattttcttACTTTCATCTTTTCTAATGAATTTCAAACAAACAgtaaattctttattatccATGATGGAATCAGTAAAtgaaattcatcaatttagattggaaaaagaaaataaaggtTGGCTTAGAGGCAAGACAATATGGTTCACATTCTTGACGAATTTTAGCTCCATAAAGCAATGGCTTTTCGGATCACTTAATGGTATAACAGAAAATGAAGGTTTAAATGCTAACCTTTACacaaatgataatgaaatggTAGCCCGGAGACCAAgtaatgaagaagaagaagtacTAGAATCtcagaaacaaaatattaatcAAACTAGACGTTCTACAGTAGGATTACCTATAGTGAATCCAAACAGACGAATACCGACAAAAGctaacaataatactactacgaatattaatagtaataaaaataatgatgaagatacattcttaagaaagaattatACAATAATCGACCTGTTCATGTGGATCGATCATTCTTGCCACAGATATAAAGCTCACTTTAGATTTGGTTTCCAAGTCGCAATTGCATTAATGATGGCTTCCTTCCCCATGTTTATTCCTAAAACTCGTCACTGGTATATAGATTATCGTGGGCCATGGATAGGTTTCGTTTGCATATTATGTGTGGAAACATCAGTAGGGGAAACGTTTTGGGTCTTCTTCTTACGTGCTGTTGGTTGTATACTTGGTGCTGCATGGGGTTACCTTTCATATGTGGCTGGAATCCATCAAACTAATCCATATTTAGAAACTGTAATCACCGTATTTGGTGCTGTCCCAGGGTTTTACTTTCTCATCGGATCCCCCTATTTGAAGGCTGCCATCAtctatattattagtatcTACATTGTTATGATTGCATCCATTATACCGTCTTCTGTTCCAGGCGGCATTTTAGTAAATTTTGCTAAAAGGTGTCTTGCAGTTGGTTACGGTGGTGGTATTGCCCTGATTGTCCaagtatttttctttccaGTTAAAGCTCgtgatgaattaaatgCAGAGATCGCCTTTACTTGTAAATGCATTGCTGAAATGGAGTTATTATACGCATCTGGATTAGAAGGCGAACCATTGACTACATGCATGactgatgaaaaattaaaacaatCATCCAAAGTTTCCTCAAGTGCCAAGGCAGCATTGAATAGGGCTACAGTGTATAATGGGATGACAAGACAAGAACCAAGATTGAAAGGAGAATTTAcagaattggaaaatatattcacGCAAGTAATATTTTTACAGAAGCAAATAATTGAAAGAATGGATAACGTAGCTGTTTTAAGAAATCTTTATGGAAGTGCTATAATTGAAGAACTAAATGATATCGTTTATCCATACAGAAGACATTTTGTGGCTAGTATGGTTTGCCTAATGAGGGCTATCCAGGAAGCCTTCGTCAACAAAACACCATTACCTCAATTTCTTCCAAGTGCCAAAATAACTCATAGAAGGATGATTAATAAAGTACGAATGGTCATTAAAAATCGTTATCGTACAGAACTCTTAGCGTTAAATAAcgaaaaatcaaaaaggAAAGATGAATCTAAAGAGGATAGTGATTATAGTGATTCAGATGATATTTCACCAATGAATTCGGTCGAAGGTTTAACATTAAGAACTAAAGGTTACAACGAAGCCATAAAGATGACTACACAAGAGCATCTTCTAGAGGAGAAATTTTTAAGTTGGAATGCTTCTAGTTCTGCTACagaagaaattgttgaatatATGGAGGAATTACTAAGATTAACAAAGCTCTTGGTTGGTGTgaatgaattcaaatatgGATTCCTTTCACGTCCGTTATATGAAGACTGGGCAGCAGAAGCAGTCACTGGATTTGATGCTTTTATTAATGTGACGTctagtaataaaaaaagtaGTTTATCTCCAAGTCCATTTGGAGATGTAACATCTACAATCTCCGAAGAAGAGGATGGAAGTTTGACATCATCTGCTAGCTCAAATAGGTCTGAAGGGGTCATTCCATACCAACCTCATTTGAATAATACCACAAGAATCAATTTGGCAAGAATCGCATCCAATAAGGTTGGTGATAAACAGAAGTCACTTCCGAAAGATTTTAGAGACAGATCTTTTTCCATTGGATCCATAATGACAACAGGAGGTAGCGAGGTATTGAGCGGACTTTCCAGGAAGAAAACCTTGGGAGAGGCAAATCCAAGTTActataatgatgaagatgaaagttctgatgaagaagatttacCATTAGCtttaaagatgatatttAGTCGGAAATCAAAGGCATATCAAAATGATAATcgttaa
- the UFD1 gene encoding polyubiquitin-binding protein UFD1 (similar to Saccharomyces cerevisiae UFD1 (YGR048W); ancestral locus Anc_1.89) translates to MFSGFSSFGGPGGFVNLPQTFEEYFRCYPIVMMNDRIRKDDANYGGKIFLPPSALNKLSMLNIRYPMLFQLTASESGKMTHGGVLEFTAEEGRVYLPQWMMQTLNVQPGSLLKIDSTDVPLGQFVKIEPQSTDFLDISDPKAVLENVLRNFSTLTVDDIIEISYNNKIYGIKVLEVKPESSSRSICVIETDLVTDFAPPVGYVEPDYKALQQKEEEERKKQKENRKFDPSTVGQGSMSTRINYVNILDDANKQKTNFIGTGQNISGKPIKEDTDKNGIDVENLKISLESEPVRLDLPDGQLFFGFPIVLPRKDDKEGESIEKATFKGEGKSLRKTVKRKTNKDHATTKSKSPRSPEVIEID, encoded by the coding sequence atgTTCTCAGgattttcatcatttggCGGCCCAGGAGGATTCGTAAACCTCCCCCaaacttttgaagaatatttcaGATGCTACCCAATAGTTATGATGAACGACAGAATAAGGAAAGATGACGCTAACTACGGTGGTAAGATTTTCCTACCACCTAGTGCATTGAACAAATTATCAATGTTAAATATTAGATATCCGAtgctttttcaattaacAGCCAGTGAAAGCGGTAAAATGACACATGGTGGTGTTTTGGAATTTACTGCGGAAGAAGGTAGAGTATATTTACCGCAATGGATGATGCAAACTTTGAATGTGCAACCAGgttcattattgaaaattgatTCAACTGATGTGCCTTTAGGTCAATTCGTTAAAATTGAACCACAATCTACTGATTTCTTGGATATTTCGGATCCAAAAGCTGTGTTAGAAAACGTATTGAGAAATTTCTCTACTTTAACAGTGGAtgatatcattgaaattagtTATAACAATAAGATTTATGGGATAAAAGTATTGGAAGTTAAACCAGAATCTAGTTCAAGAAGTATCTGTGTCATTGAGACGGATCTTGTAACTGATTTCGCACCTCCAGTGGGATATGTTGAACCTGATTATAAAGCTTTGCAACAAaaggaggaagaagaacgaaagaaacaaaaagagAACCGTAAGTTCGATCCATCAACAGTGGGCCAAGGTTCCATGTCTACGAGAATTAATTATGTTAATATATTAGATGATGCGAATAAACAGAAGACGAATTTTATTGGAACGGGACAGAATATATCTGGTAAACCTATAAAGGAAGATACTGATAAGAATGGTATTGATGTTGAAAACTTAAAAATATCACTGGAAAGTGAGCCAGTAAGATTAGATCTTCCTGATGGCCAGTTATTCTTTGGGTTCCCAATTGTTCTTCCCAGGAAGGATGATAAAGAGGGAGAATCTATAGAAAAGGCGACCTTTAAAGGTGAAGGTAAGTCATTAAGGAAGACAGTAAAGAGGAAAACGAACAAGGATCATGCAACTACAAAATCAAAGTCTCCAAGAAGCCCTGAAGTGATTGAAATTGACTGA
- the NDAI0B05350 gene encoding uncharacterized protein codes for MTVFKAHTPKKARIAADEDLEKDILRFLIGSGISYTTRPELLTDLTTETNEIQDVFGHDFESKQYGFLNIKTVKKNFKIKTYVLEGEESDVTVLSEADLTQYEVFCEYGQDGAKMSIGEDAELVIPLTIVGPYRFMEVTVEDQDGLGKFKDIDFPSKIQRESQRMYTLLLKKTVDELKAGGQKQ; via the coding sequence ATGACTGTTTTTAAAGCTCATACTCCAAAGAAGGCTAGAATTGCTGCTGATGAAGACTTagaaaaagatattttaaGATTTTTGATCGGTTCCGGAATCTCATACACTACTCGTCCAGAATTATTAACTGATCTTACGACAGAAACCAATGAAATTCAAGATGTCTTTGGTCatgattttgaaagtaAACAATATGGGTTCTTGAACATCAAGACtgttaaaaaaaatttcaaaatcaaaacatACGTCCTGGAAGGTGAAGAGAGCGATGTTACTGTCCTTTCTGAAGCTGATTTGACTCAATATGAAGTCTTTTGTGAATATGGTCAAGATGGTGCTAAGATGTCTATAGGTGAAGATGCTGAATTAGTAATTCCTCTAACGATTGTCGGTCCATATAGATTCATGGAAGTTACCGTGGAAGATCAAGATGGATTAGGTAAGttcaaagatattgatttcCCATCAAAGATTCAAAGAGAATCTCAAAGAATGTATACCCTGCTTCTTAAGAAAACTGTCGATGAATTGAAAGCAGGTGGTCAAAAACAATGA
- the LSM1 gene encoding Lsm1p (similar to Saccharomyces cerevisiae LSM1 (YJL124C); ancestral locus Anc_1.230): protein MSASAVSQEVKEPQQQQQQQQQSKQQSKQSKKAHKKLSEGEADLYLDQYNFTTTAAIVSSVDRKIFVLLRDGRLLFGVLRTFDQYANLILQHCVERIYLSEENKYAEQELGIFMIRGENVVMLGEVDIDKEDQPLELMERISFKDASKIKKNNDEKKFKSETKKGKEYARFGLIYDFHKSDLY from the coding sequence ATGTCTGCATCCGCTGTTTCTCAGGAGGTCAAAGAACcgcaacaacagcagcagcaacaacaacaatcgAAGCAACAATCCAAACAGTCCAAGAAAGCTCATAAGAAACTTTCAGAGGGAGAAGCAGATTTATATCTAGACCAATACAATTTTACCACTACTGCAGCTATAGTGAGCTCTGTTGATCGTAAAATCTTTGTCCTTTTACGTGATGGTAGACTATTATTCGGTGTCTTAAGAACATTTGATCAATATGCAAATTTGATACTACAACATTGTGTggaaagaatatatttaagcgaggaaaataaatatgcGGAACAAGAGTTGGGTATTTTTATGATTCGTGGTGAAAACGTAGTTATGTTGGGTGAAGTGGATATAGATAAAGAAGATCAACCATTGGAATTAATGGAACGTATATCATTTAAGGATGCTTCTAAGATTAAGAAGAACAATGACgagaagaaattcaaatcagAAACTAAGAAGGGTAAAGAATATGCTCGTTTCGGTCTAATTTATGATTTCCATAAATCGGATCTTTATTAA